A single Ghiorsea bivora DNA region contains:
- a CDS encoding alpha/beta fold hydrolase, with protein MNRKTSQALVEVSELIELIYDTSQTDERWPQLLKDMDQYLQHFEGKNSPSGMLSEQVDQLSNHLLRSFQFNEVSDKATHQQFISSQLLDQLPIGVIVTNAKAEVITLNQQASESINTHHALSIQANTLQANTPQNTTLLHQHIQQLSDGSSQEDGISLSLVQGANQPTLSIWISTMLNQNTPEHAEQNLIAIYIISSCIKPEYDTLVLQKHFGLTAAETHLTKTLTNGCHNLVEAADTIGISVHTARTHMKRIFAKTQCSSQVELVKMILTSPAILKQNNLHPFFEPHPTHHSITLFDGRKFGYMTFGNPNAEPLIYCHALVHSDQQLLPNKTLQNTKDFHIIVPMRPGFLNSDWISTTPSLHDHAKDIIQLTQTLDISTFHVLGYSNGAPYASALAYFYPKYTTSLTLVAPIVPPDIDQRKDLPPADRYMLQLGKHLPKRALRVLSKTVLRSMWQRPDELTKRAFVYASTSEKVFLQSKDVNDYLKHWIQSVYPEKTAAVSHDLMVRIRPWGFELKNIEVPTQVWHAKDDTISPFCCGKTLTSNIPNAIMHTLEHGGHYILYEHFSRILVHLKSSYS; from the coding sequence TTGAATCGAAAAACATCGCAAGCACTTGTCGAAGTATCTGAGCTTATTGAGCTCATTTACGATACATCACAAACTGACGAGCGGTGGCCACAATTGTTAAAAGATATGGATCAGTATTTACAACATTTTGAAGGAAAAAATAGCCCCAGCGGTATGTTATCTGAGCAAGTCGATCAGCTTAGTAACCACCTACTTCGCTCCTTCCAGTTTAATGAAGTATCCGATAAAGCTACGCATCAGCAATTCATTTCATCACAACTACTCGACCAATTACCCATTGGGGTGATTGTGACCAATGCAAAAGCAGAAGTAATTACCCTAAATCAACAAGCAAGCGAATCCATCAACACCCATCACGCTTTATCTATTCAAGCAAATACACTTCAAGCTAACACCCCACAAAACACAACCTTACTGCATCAGCATATTCAACAACTCTCCGATGGTAGCAGTCAAGAAGATGGCATCTCACTTTCTTTGGTTCAGGGTGCTAACCAACCAACATTATCTATTTGGATTTCTACAATGCTAAACCAAAACACACCTGAACATGCCGAACAAAATCTTATCGCTATTTATATCATATCTTCATGTATTAAACCCGAATATGACACCTTGGTTTTACAAAAACATTTTGGTTTAACTGCTGCAGAAACACATCTAACCAAAACCTTAACCAATGGCTGCCATAACCTAGTTGAAGCCGCTGATACTATCGGCATTAGTGTGCATACTGCACGAACACATATGAAAAGAATTTTTGCTAAAACACAGTGTTCTAGCCAGGTCGAATTGGTGAAAATGATTTTAACCAGCCCTGCTATTCTCAAACAAAATAATCTCCACCCCTTTTTTGAACCTCACCCTACACATCATTCCATCACACTTTTTGATGGACGTAAATTTGGCTATATGACATTTGGTAACCCCAATGCTGAGCCTCTCATTTATTGTCATGCTTTGGTACACTCTGACCAACAGTTGCTACCCAACAAAACATTACAAAACACCAAGGATTTTCACATCATTGTACCTATGCGTCCAGGTTTCCTAAATTCTGACTGGATTAGCACAACACCTTCCCTACATGACCACGCCAAAGATATTATACAATTAACCCAAACATTGGATATCTCAACATTCCACGTGCTTGGGTACTCCAATGGTGCACCTTATGCCTCAGCTCTCGCATACTTCTACCCTAAATACACTACCTCTCTTACGCTGGTTGCCCCAATCGTACCACCCGACATAGACCAACGAAAAGATCTGCCACCTGCAGATCGGTATATGTTGCAATTGGGCAAGCATTTACCAAAAAGAGCGTTGCGTGTACTTTCAAAAACCGTATTGCGCAGCATGTGGCAACGCCCTGATGAGCTAACGAAACGTGCCTTTGTTTATGCTTCAACATCTGAAAAAGTATTTTTACAATCCAAGGATGTAAATGACTACCTTAAACATTGGATTCAAAGTGTGTACCCTGAAAAAACAGCCGCTGTTTCACACGATTTAATGGTTCGTATTCGACCCTGGGGATTTGAGCTTAAAAACATTGAAGTGCCAACTCAGGTTTGGCATGCAAAAGATGATACGATTTCACCCTTTTGCTGCGGTAAAACACTGACAAGCAACATACCCAATGCAATAATGCATACACTAGAGCATGGAGGGCATTATATCTTATATGAGCATTTTAGTCGTATACTGGTTCACCTAAAGTCTAGCTACTCTTAA